The following proteins are co-located in the Xiphophorus hellerii strain 12219 chromosome 2, Xiphophorus_hellerii-4.1, whole genome shotgun sequence genome:
- the faap24 gene encoding Fanconi anemia core complex-associated protein 24 gives MDPKAAVLVNSDLPYGHILCHEKWRTSSLLQGLKDGGVKILFEKELGVADFHLPSKTRLLYVSECDIIAGNSYKRKLVRYRNASSSFQELVLVERTRLSEQYFSALQRFVVFDLGLSLLPVSGPTEASQLITQIVHGEGRENPFRRKTSGRLLDSVTLTLIQQIPGVGRIKALTLMHNFPSLKEISNASPTELEAVVGEGSAQQIHSFFHVNFITGT, from the exons ATGGATCCCAAAGCAGCTGTCTTGGTGAATTCAGATCTTCCGTATGGACACATTCTTTGTCATGAAAAATGGAGGACTTCGTCTCTTCTTCAGGGCTTAAAAG ATGGAGGTGTGAAAATCCTCTTTGAAAAGGAGCTGGGTGTCGCAGATTTCCATCTTCCCAGCAAAACGAGGCTTCTTTATGTGTCAGAGTGTGACATAATAGCAGGAAATAGCTACAAAAGGAAGCTGGTTCGATACCGAAAT gcCAGTAGCAGCTTTCAGGAGCTGGTATTAGTGGAGAGGACACGGCTCAGTGAGCAATACTTCTCTGCTTTGCAGAGATTTGTGGTGTTTGACTTAGGTTTGTCTCTGCTCCCAGTTAGTGGACCAACAGAAGCCTCACAGCTCATTACTCAAATT GTTCATGGGGAGGGCAGAGAGAATCCTTTTAGGCGGAAGACTTCAGGTCGGCTGTTGGACTCAGTGACCCTGACTCTGATCCAGCAGATCCCTGGGGTTGGCAGAATCAAAGCTTTGACTCTGATGCATAATTTTCCCAGTCTCAAGGAAATCTCCAATGCATCTCCTACTGAGCTAGAGGCCGTTGTGGGCGAGGGGAGCGCCCAGCAGATTCACAGCTTCTTCCACGTAAACTTTATTACTGGAACATAA